Proteins encoded together in one Desulfosporosinus meridiei DSM 13257 window:
- a CDS encoding DUF4275 family protein, with product MAYIQLQSKECESGEQARNSFKDILKDNLYSFYLFHQYKDTGYIIDNKFRAFLFDDLSQFITDHETADIYITDEEFNWTFVVTHEDGWLGPYFCKRHK from the coding sequence TTGGCATATATTCAGCTACAAAGCAAGGAGTGTGAAAGTGGTGAACAGGCAAGAAATTCCTTTAAAGATATTTTAAAAGATAACTTATATAGCTTCTATCTTTTCCATCAATATAAAGATACGGGATATATCATTGACAACAAGTTCAGAGCATTTTTATTTGATGATTTGAGCCAATTTATAACCGATCATGAAACAGCAGATATTTATATTACTGATGAAGAATTTAATTGGACATTTGTCGTAACACATGAAGATGGGTGGCTTGGTCCTTATTTTTGCAAACGTCATAAATAA
- a CDS encoding response regulator transcription factor — protein MIQILLVDDHPSVGEGTKSMIEQDVEMQVTVVTSSMEALELINNQTFDVLMFDLNMPVINGLELTRRVITTNSDTPIIIYSGYDIAPHFNVLVESRVAGFVSKTASREQLITAIRCALHGEAVIPVSLLHQLRRNDARVAASVNEEIKGISIDEREQAILREVSKGKGNREIADILLISQRTVEYNLTRIFGKLNVRSRAEAIVEAKRLGLIPSEDFI, from the coding sequence GTGATTCAAATTTTATTAGTCGATGATCATCCCTCAGTTGGTGAAGGTACAAAAAGCATGATTGAGCAAGACGTGGAAATGCAAGTTACTGTGGTAACTTCCAGTATGGAGGCATTAGAATTAATAAATAACCAGACTTTTGATGTTCTGATGTTTGATTTGAATATGCCGGTAATCAATGGATTGGAATTAACTCGGAGAGTAATCACGACAAATTCGGATACCCCGATTATAATTTATTCAGGTTACGATATTGCTCCTCATTTTAATGTTCTAGTTGAATCCCGTGTTGCTGGGTTCGTAAGTAAAACAGCATCGCGAGAGCAGCTTATAACGGCGATCCGCTGTGCCTTGCATGGTGAGGCCGTTATACCCGTATCCCTATTACATCAGCTAAGGCGTAATGATGCTAGAGTTGCTGCCTCAGTGAATGAAGAAATAAAAGGTATTTCAATTGATGAAAGGGAGCAAGCGATTTTGAGAGAAGTCTCTAAAGGTAAGGGTAACAGGGAAATTGCAGATATTTTATTGATAAGTCAACGAACGGTTGAGTATAATTTGACGCGGATTTTTGGGAAGTTAAACGTACGCTCTAGGGCGGAGGCAATTGTTGAAGCTAAGCGCCTTGGGCTTATTCCTAGTGAGGATTTTATATAG
- a CDS encoding ABC transporter ATP-binding protein, whose amino-acid sequence MSIFSRQNSQGSAAIQIQGLHKNFGEYKVLNNLSLEVKQGEIFGFLGLNGAGKTTTIKTLLALLKPTSGQLYMLGEKIHAGNYKLWDKVGYLEEAAFYPDLTVSENLDIARRMQGVSDGESVKRVMGKLGLEPHKKKKAKHLSLGNKQRLGLAKAMIHNPEILILDEPINGLDPAGVAEIRNMLDDLAGNSGVTVFLSSHLLEELSKVATRIGIIHKGHLIQEIEMGKLEKSLQKNLVLAGRNKMALKGVLKEQGYEFEETKDGQLKLTASQAVENPERLAELLVQANQPPTMLRVITEDLEGYFLRTIGMVRGTN is encoded by the coding sequence ATGAGTATATTCTCCAGGCAAAATTCCCAAGGATCAGCTGCAATCCAAATTCAAGGCCTGCACAAAAATTTTGGTGAATATAAGGTTTTGAACAATCTGTCTCTGGAGGTGAAACAAGGAGAGATTTTTGGATTTCTGGGGCTGAACGGCGCCGGAAAAACAACCACCATAAAAACCCTTTTAGCGCTGCTCAAGCCGACCTCCGGTCAGCTTTACATGCTGGGGGAAAAGATCCATGCCGGCAACTATAAATTATGGGATAAGGTAGGCTATTTAGAGGAAGCTGCTTTTTATCCTGATTTAACTGTCAGTGAAAATCTTGACATAGCCCGCCGAATGCAAGGAGTATCTGACGGGGAATCTGTAAAGCGGGTCATGGGTAAACTGGGGCTGGAGCCCCACAAAAAGAAAAAGGCGAAGCATCTTTCGTTAGGAAACAAGCAGCGTTTGGGACTCGCCAAAGCTATGATTCACAATCCGGAAATTCTGATCCTGGATGAACCGATCAATGGTCTTGATCCGGCAGGAGTTGCTGAGATCCGGAATATGTTAGATGATTTAGCTGGAAATTCCGGGGTAACTGTATTTTTATCCAGTCATTTGTTAGAAGAACTTTCGAAAGTTGCTACACGGATTGGAATTATTCACAAGGGTCACCTTATTCAAGAAATAGAAATGGGGAAGCTGGAAAAATCCTTACAGAAAAACCTGGTCTTGGCCGGACGGAACAAAATGGCCCTTAAGGGCGTACTTAAAGAACAGGGTTATGAATTTGAGGAAACAAAGGATGGGCAGCTTAAACTAACTGCTAGCCAAGCAGTTGAGAACCCTGAGCGATTAGCGGAACTCCTCGTTCAAGCAAATCAGCCGCCAACCATGCTTCGGGTGATTACGGAAGATCTGGAAGGCTACTTTCTGCGCACAATTGGTATGGTAAGGGGGACTAACTGA
- a CDS encoding phosphodiester glycosidase family protein: MTYLKKVLVSFLTTVCAVLTISGTAVAQSKTLYETRVQQTITAGATLEHISRFTADGWLNIKVLRIDTTNPNIKIDTLANSWITDPLSTVLALAQENNAVAAVNASFFNPMGGGTGYPDGPFVQGGDLVATTGWYNQNNDEMASLSLDNAGQILFNYWRNSLALTGLNNVSFAVTQYNQPSRQQYKDITVLDNKWGPATLGASETYPDLVEILVSQGRVIEIRQALPAATIPAKGYVVISRGEQAAKLLESFKMGDPAQFTITSNPDWSDLQMSATGSSLLVKDGQIPETFSYSTGSFDKKNPRTLAGSSEDRKQLILVTIDGRQDNSIGLTQSESAQLMEELGAYNALIFDGGGSTTMVARKPGTSTLDLVNIPSEGSLRSVANGIGIFSQASSGSLAKLILETEDPNVFVHTSRNYTLRGVDSFANPVKINPQQIKWRVSGIKGRFRDNQFQPTSVGKGKIIAQVGKLTAELDIRSLSAPVKLKLSSDKIDLPLGQSQTIQVTGYDQQGFQGKIQPKDVQWAVSGKIGDLKEGIFKATAVGAGYIKSSVGGVNAYIAAEVYENATDTIDSFDDDLPSPVIEQREIPQNTSPKDDANRRTDFRSGPESFKFSVFASRQASYNPMEEQLLNKMTGYINENLDMAVYTGSQAPTADRDVSKPALISKNEYKTYAYKNSSFIQLDVSQGGLRRSDPEQWLWLFEELDNLTGSNVFVVMSAAPVTFINAKESELLKDTLAEYREKTGKNVWVLFSGDVNQSELDRGVRYISCAGFSTPEFSPEKPTAAKYLEVTVMENDITYEFKDLLGEGITQ; this comes from the coding sequence ATGACTTATTTAAAAAAAGTACTTGTAAGCTTTCTGACAACAGTCTGCGCTGTCCTGACAATCTCTGGCACAGCGGTTGCCCAATCAAAAACTCTCTATGAGACTAGAGTTCAGCAGACCATAACCGCTGGAGCAACTCTGGAACATATTTCGCGGTTTACAGCAGACGGGTGGTTAAATATCAAAGTATTACGTATTGATACCACAAATCCTAACATCAAAATAGATACCTTGGCTAATAGCTGGATCACAGATCCACTTTCTACTGTACTTGCCTTAGCCCAGGAAAACAATGCCGTAGCTGCCGTGAACGCCAGTTTCTTCAATCCCATGGGTGGCGGTACCGGATATCCTGACGGACCCTTTGTACAAGGAGGAGACCTCGTAGCCACCACCGGTTGGTACAATCAAAACAATGATGAAATGGCTTCCCTCTCTCTGGATAATGCTGGTCAGATACTTTTTAATTATTGGAGAAACTCCCTTGCCTTGACCGGATTAAACAATGTTTCATTTGCGGTGACTCAGTACAACCAGCCTAGCCGTCAGCAATATAAGGATATTACCGTGTTGGATAATAAATGGGGACCCGCCACCCTCGGTGCCTCAGAAACCTATCCGGATTTAGTGGAGATTCTTGTCTCCCAAGGACGGGTGATAGAAATTCGCCAAGCTTTGCCTGCCGCAACAATACCTGCCAAAGGTTATGTGGTGATTTCCCGGGGAGAACAAGCTGCTAAACTTCTGGAAAGCTTCAAGATGGGAGATCCTGCACAATTCACTATTACCTCTAACCCAGACTGGTCTGATCTGCAAATGTCAGCAACCGGGTCTTCCTTGCTGGTCAAGGACGGTCAGATTCCTGAGACCTTTTCTTATAGCACCGGCAGTTTTGACAAGAAAAACCCCCGTACTTTAGCAGGGAGCTCTGAGGATAGGAAACAACTGATTTTGGTCACGATCGATGGCCGACAAGATAATAGTATCGGTCTTACCCAGAGTGAGTCCGCTCAACTCATGGAGGAATTGGGAGCCTACAATGCCCTGATTTTTGATGGCGGCGGATCTACTACCATGGTAGCCAGAAAGCCGGGAACTTCCACCTTAGACCTGGTCAACATACCTTCTGAAGGTTCTTTGCGTTCTGTTGCCAACGGAATCGGAATTTTTTCTCAGGCCTCTTCCGGTTCGCTGGCGAAGCTGATCTTAGAAACCGAGGATCCTAATGTTTTTGTTCATACTTCGAGAAACTATACACTTAGGGGAGTGGATAGTTTCGCTAATCCGGTCAAGATTAATCCTCAACAGATAAAATGGAGGGTGAGCGGGATTAAAGGGAGATTTAGAGATAACCAGTTTCAGCCCACTTCGGTAGGCAAGGGTAAAATAATTGCCCAAGTGGGGAAATTAACAGCCGAGTTGGATATCCGTTCTTTAAGTGCTCCTGTCAAGCTTAAGCTCAGTTCAGATAAGATAGACTTACCTCTTGGACAGAGCCAAACCATCCAGGTAACTGGCTACGACCAACAGGGCTTCCAAGGAAAAATTCAGCCGAAAGATGTTCAGTGGGCAGTAAGTGGGAAAATAGGAGATCTCAAGGAGGGAATCTTTAAAGCCACGGCAGTTGGTGCAGGCTATATCAAGTCCAGCGTAGGGGGCGTAAATGCCTATATTGCTGCAGAGGTCTATGAAAACGCTACAGATACAATTGATTCCTTCGATGACGACCTGCCTTCCCCGGTAATTGAGCAAAGGGAAATACCTCAGAATACAAGCCCCAAAGATGATGCCAACAGGAGAACAGATTTTAGATCAGGTCCGGAAAGTTTTAAGTTTTCCGTTTTTGCTAGCCGGCAGGCAAGCTATAATCCTATGGAAGAGCAATTGTTGAACAAAATGACCGGATATATTAATGAAAATTTAGACATGGCAGTATATACAGGAAGTCAAGCCCCAACTGCTGACAGAGACGTGTCCAAACCTGCCCTGATTTCTAAGAATGAATATAAAACCTATGCTTATAAGAACTCCAGCTTTATTCAGTTGGATGTCAGTCAGGGGGGACTGCGCAGAAGTGATCCTGAACAATGGCTATGGTTATTTGAGGAGTTAGACAACCTGACCGGCAGTAATGTATTTGTCGTCATGTCAGCTGCTCCCGTAACTTTCATTAATGCCAAAGAAAGTGAATTACTCAAGGATACCTTGGCCGAATATCGGGAGAAAACCGGAAAGAATGTCTGGGTCTTGTTTTCGGGAGATGTCAATCAAAGTGAGCTGGATAGGGGAGTGCGGTATATTTCCTGCGCTGGTTTTAGTACCCCGGAGTTTTCCCCGGAAAAGCCAACTGCAGCAAAATATCTTGAGGTAACGGTAATGGAGAATGATATTACCTATGAATTCAAAGATCTTTTAGGAGAGGGTATAACCCAATAG
- a CDS encoding ATP-binding protein — protein MGDLKRRCMWLSSAGIILILIYYLPFVSLNVPYIGLNVVENEAGKWQISNVDHLGWANQQGIKAGDTVALINQNKPSEHFTVSQYGIIEQAETLTINKSDELILYKVTNTATQDLIWYHILIPGLVFGILFIFSLFLYIKKRDDKAALLLILFFIAIGFSYLSSGASARIDILGIYINRITLSLIPVLFLEFLRVYFLQHGLILYSRRLLFALYGINGLLLVILSLFQIFGGRLSIIRYSFLAVFSVSILLCFYIIISRYMRYRNTVHKPVFKIIIVGFILSFFPFVVLVGLPSILFGVELIPGALGAVFLVFLPVVFLYLITAKSLFDIDFIISRIRYYSIICLIPTTLFLLIVIYIVREITFLQGIHVGLVAYIGIIVFLYIKEELDFSFRSKLFREKYNFQASLDRFSQTISRVMKPAELEEELIIEVMQVLPVKSISLFAMDLTDNSLVIKKGDPNYPTEENINWLNNNIRSISVGELIDIDSEVLLIVSKAEDKIHLVWIREKQNRTSFNQHEKVWLRTIASYASLVYENLRLIEGLTVKLEEAVSKKDPEHPWVMRLLFNLSEKERRRLALDLHDSALQHQLLWYRKLEIILEDEKIPEDLKKQLNNLAEGMLDVTHQIRETCNELFPPLLRESGIVEALKNLFANAQLRTNYVVNFDSKDFSMNLDYEHVLALYRIVQELLTNAAKHSKATEVNISLSNSNDILEFRYQDNGIGIDLNNLKSSLSHMGLSGIKERVSSLGGNTSLHSSLGKGLEVSICMVVEMMSRVSEQVV, from the coding sequence ATGGGAGACCTGAAAAGACGTTGCATGTGGCTATCTTCTGCCGGAATAATTTTAATATTGATCTATTACCTGCCCTTTGTCAGCCTAAACGTTCCTTACATCGGCCTAAACGTGGTGGAAAATGAAGCAGGTAAATGGCAGATATCTAATGTCGATCATCTTGGTTGGGCCAATCAACAAGGAATCAAGGCTGGAGATACTGTAGCATTGATCAACCAAAATAAGCCTAGCGAGCATTTTACCGTCAGTCAATATGGTATCATTGAACAGGCAGAGACATTAACAATTAATAAAAGTGACGAATTGATTTTATATAAGGTGACCAATACTGCCACTCAAGATTTGATTTGGTATCACATTTTGATACCAGGACTAGTCTTTGGGATTCTCTTTATTTTTTCCCTGTTTCTATATATTAAGAAAAGGGATGATAAGGCTGCTCTTCTCCTCATTCTCTTTTTTATTGCCATAGGGTTTAGCTACTTAAGTTCTGGGGCTTCTGCTAGGATAGATATTCTCGGGATATACATCAATCGAATTACACTGTCTTTAATCCCCGTACTATTTTTGGAATTTTTACGAGTTTATTTTTTGCAACATGGACTTATTTTGTATAGTCGTAGGCTCTTGTTTGCATTGTATGGAATAAATGGGTTGCTGCTTGTTATTCTTTCATTGTTTCAGATCTTCGGCGGAAGGTTATCGATTATCAGGTATTCCTTTCTGGCTGTCTTTTCAGTAAGCATTCTTCTATGTTTTTACATTATTATCTCTCGGTATATGCGTTATAGAAATACCGTGCACAAACCTGTTTTTAAAATTATAATAGTAGGTTTTATACTGTCCTTTTTCCCCTTTGTCGTATTAGTGGGTCTACCAAGTATTCTATTCGGGGTTGAACTTATACCGGGGGCTTTAGGGGCGGTTTTCTTAGTATTTCTTCCGGTTGTTTTTTTATATCTAATTACAGCAAAAAGCTTGTTTGATATCGATTTTATCATTAGCCGTATACGATATTACTCCATAATCTGCCTCATACCTACTACGCTCTTTTTATTGATTGTAATCTATATTGTAAGAGAAATTACTTTTCTTCAGGGGATTCATGTTGGCCTTGTTGCTTATATAGGAATCATAGTGTTTCTGTATATCAAAGAAGAGCTTGATTTCAGTTTTCGTTCAAAATTATTTAGAGAAAAGTATAATTTCCAAGCCAGCTTAGACCGTTTCTCCCAGACTATTTCCAGGGTGATGAAGCCAGCTGAACTGGAAGAAGAATTAATCATAGAAGTCATGCAAGTCTTACCGGTGAAATCTATTTCTTTGTTCGCAATGGACCTGACAGACAATTCATTGGTAATAAAAAAAGGGGATCCGAATTATCCGACTGAAGAAAACATTAATTGGTTAAATAACAATATCAGATCGATTTCCGTTGGAGAATTAATCGATATAGATAGTGAAGTTTTGCTTATAGTAAGTAAGGCGGAGGACAAAATTCACCTGGTATGGATTAGAGAAAAGCAAAATCGAACTTCTTTTAATCAACATGAAAAAGTATGGCTTAGAACAATCGCTTCTTATGCCAGCCTAGTCTATGAAAACTTACGCTTAATTGAGGGATTAACCGTAAAATTAGAGGAAGCGGTTAGCAAAAAAGACCCAGAGCATCCTTGGGTAATGCGTCTTCTATTTAACTTATCGGAAAAAGAGAGACGACGTCTTGCCTTAGATTTACATGATTCAGCGCTGCAACATCAATTGCTGTGGTATCGAAAGCTGGAAATAATATTAGAAGATGAAAAAATCCCGGAAGATCTGAAGAAGCAATTGAATAATCTGGCAGAAGGAATGTTAGATGTAACACATCAAATTCGGGAAACCTGCAATGAATTATTTCCGCCTTTACTAAGGGAATCAGGGATTGTAGAAGCGTTAAAGAATTTGTTTGCCAATGCCCAATTGCGAACAAATTACGTTGTTAATTTCGATTCAAAAGATTTCAGTATGAATTTGGATTATGAACATGTATTAGCCCTTTACCGAATTGTCCAAGAGTTGTTGACAAATGCAGCAAAACACTCCAAAGCAACAGAAGTTAATATCTCGTTATCTAATAGTAATGATATTTTAGAATTTAGGTATCAAGATAACGGTATTGGTATAGATCTAAACAACTTAAAATCTTCACTTAGCCATATGGGGTTATCTGGAATCAAAGAACGAGTTTCAAGTCTTGGGGGTAATACAAGTCTTCATTCAAGTCTGGGTAAAGGATTGGAAGTTTCAATTTGCATGGTGGTAGAGATGATGTCCAGAGTAAGTGAACAAGTTGTTTAA
- a CDS encoding NADH:flavin oxidoreductase yields the protein MKKLFDPTTINYLDLSNRFVRSATWEGLASNEGAVTFELIGAMEELAKGGVGLIITGHSYVRRDGQAGPNQLGAYSDSLIPGLKEMTEAVHAAGGRIIMQLAHAGRFASQQLTGQTALAVSLVKDLPNTSVREMTIEDIQELAGAYAEAAERAKAAGFDGIQIHSAHGYLLSQFLSPAFNQRQDEYGGSIYNRSRIHLDIIQGIRRTVGQDYPILVKLNCQDFIENGLSLDDSLQVAYRLANAGVDAIELSGGVIKTGRLEPSRTGINSLEKEAYFRNEARVFKREIDIPLILVGGIRSYELAEKLVETGDVDYISMCRPFIMEPGLINRWASGDHSKALCKSDNSCLESGRKGTGVRCLAKYSSPKR from the coding sequence ATGAAAAAACTATTTGACCCAACGACCATAAACTACCTAGACCTTTCCAATCGATTTGTAAGATCCGCTACCTGGGAAGGGCTGGCAAGTAATGAGGGAGCCGTTACTTTCGAATTAATTGGGGCAATGGAAGAACTAGCCAAAGGTGGAGTAGGACTAATCATTACCGGTCATTCCTATGTTCGTAGAGATGGACAGGCGGGCCCCAATCAATTAGGTGCTTATAGCGACAGTCTGATTCCCGGCCTCAAAGAAATGACTGAGGCGGTTCATGCTGCAGGCGGCAGAATTATAATGCAGTTAGCCCATGCGGGAAGATTTGCCTCGCAGCAATTAACCGGGCAGACAGCCTTGGCTGTTTCCCTTGTGAAAGATTTGCCTAATACATCCGTCAGGGAAATGACGATTGAGGACATCCAGGAGCTGGCTGGGGCTTATGCTGAAGCTGCTGAAAGGGCTAAAGCAGCAGGTTTTGATGGCATTCAAATTCACTCGGCCCATGGTTATCTTCTAAGTCAATTCCTGTCTCCTGCTTTTAATCAGCGCCAGGATGAATACGGAGGAAGTATTTATAATCGTTCTAGAATACATCTCGATATTATTCAAGGGATACGAAGAACGGTTGGACAGGACTATCCTATCCTGGTAAAACTCAACTGTCAGGATTTTATTGAAAATGGCTTAAGTCTGGACGATTCTCTTCAAGTTGCATACAGACTCGCCAACGCTGGTGTCGATGCCATAGAATTGAGCGGTGGTGTGATCAAAACCGGCAGGTTGGAACCCAGCAGGACAGGGATTAATTCCCTTGAAAAAGAGGCCTATTTTAGAAATGAAGCCCGGGTCTTTAAACGTGAAATAGATATCCCGCTCATTCTGGTTGGGGGAATACGTTCCTATGAGTTAGCTGAAAAGCTCGTAGAGACCGGAGATGTAGATTATATCTCTATGTGTAGACCCTTTATTATGGAGCCTGGTCTTATTAACCGATGGGCATCAGGGGATCACAGCAAAGCGCTATGCAAATCGGACAATTCCTGTTTGGAATCAGGTAGAAAAGGAACTGGAGTACGTTGCTTAGCTAAATATTCAAGCCCAAAGAGGTAG
- a CDS encoding polyprenyl synthetase family protein, with translation MLEDWKLIGQVMLELVNDYFPVKELKINMSEFITFKMNGHFPFGQLVILHYQMFGGQSKDIFNTAAAVELMILSLDIFDDLQDQDNFSVPWQRMDHALVLNIAIGLLMVSSKALEQTSFDQDRKVMANDSLNTCVLKAINGQHSDLMGNIESEEDYIQMVRGKSGSLMASACLLGTILTSDKHHEIVSKYGEHIGIIAQIRNDIKDTCRWDEKDDLINKRKTLLTLYLFKNSRPQYQFVKDYFSGKLNKEELIQSKEEIQELIQKSGVFEYTRVIMKVNQQKAIELIDKIGIENKWKEKLLQFI, from the coding sequence ATGCTAGAAGATTGGAAGCTTATCGGCCAGGTAATGTTAGAATTAGTCAATGACTATTTTCCGGTGAAGGAACTAAAAATAAACATGTCAGAATTCATTACCTTCAAAATGAACGGTCATTTCCCCTTCGGTCAGCTCGTTATTTTGCATTACCAAATGTTTGGCGGGCAGTCTAAAGACATCTTTAATACGGCAGCAGCAGTTGAACTAATGATTCTTTCTCTGGATATATTTGATGATTTGCAGGATCAGGATAATTTTTCCGTACCTTGGCAGAGAATGGATCACGCTCTAGTTTTGAACATAGCTATAGGTCTGCTGATGGTTAGTTCAAAAGCATTAGAACAAACATCGTTTGATCAAGATAGGAAGGTAATGGCCAACGACAGCTTAAATACCTGTGTGCTTAAAGCGATTAATGGCCAACACTCTGATCTTATGGGCAATATTGAATCTGAAGAAGATTACATCCAAATGGTTAGGGGGAAATCAGGTTCACTTATGGCTTCGGCATGTTTGCTAGGTACTATACTTACTTCTGACAAACATCATGAAATCGTCAGTAAATACGGAGAACATATTGGGATAATTGCCCAAATAAGGAATGATATCAAGGATACTTGCCGCTGGGATGAAAAAGATGACCTGATTAACAAAAGGAAAACTCTCCTCACATTGTATTTATTCAAGAATTCAAGACCCCAATATCAGTTTGTGAAGGACTATTTTAGCGGCAAGTTAAACAAGGAAGAATTAATCCAAAGTAAGGAAGAAATTCAAGAGTTAATTCAAAAATCTGGTGTTTTTGAATATACGCGGGTTATTATGAAAGTAAATCAACAAAAGGCGATTGAACTGATAGATAAAATAGGGATAGAAAATAAGTGGAAGGAAAAGCTATTGCAATTTATATAA
- a CDS encoding BlaI/MecI/CopY family transcriptional regulator produces MKNIPNISDAEWEVMKICWLKSAPCTANEIVKALEEPTDWKPNTIKTLIGRLVKKGALGFKEEGRVYIYYPLVTEQECIQAESKSFLTRVFGGALKPMLVNFLKDEKLSQDDIEELKRLLEDRKE; encoded by the coding sequence TTGAAAAACATACCCAATATATCTGATGCAGAATGGGAAGTTATGAAGATCTGTTGGTTGAAGTCGGCACCATGTACCGCAAATGAAATTGTTAAGGCTTTAGAAGAACCGACAGATTGGAAACCAAACACGATTAAGACTTTAATTGGGAGACTCGTGAAAAAAGGGGCTCTCGGTTTCAAAGAAGAGGGCAGGGTTTATATCTACTATCCGTTGGTGACCGAGCAAGAGTGTATCCAAGCAGAGAGTAAGTCTTTTCTCACTCGAGTTTTTGGCGGAGCTCTAAAGCCCATGCTGGTTAACTTTCTTAAAGATGAAAAACTCTCTCAGGACGACATTGAAGAACTAAAACGACTCCTTGAAGACAGGAAGGAGTAA
- a CDS encoding ABC transporter permease — protein sequence MTIFSILHCEIRKIIRSNVFGLVFLVFAFGPIMMGVGILSGDGGDLNWQMYLEELVKNLAALGLIGYTFIAAWVFGREFTDKTMKDLLVKPVSRSRIVMAKLLVVLAWNVLLSVYMFAVSLAIGGVLGLTGWSAILIGHIFLRFVVTSLLFIVVTTPGIFLANVSKGYLAPLALILVIVICSNVLASMGFAPYFPWTIPGVFQSTGFLNLSSIIILALTGIAGVVGTFAWWRYAEQP from the coding sequence ATGACTATTTTTTCTATTCTCCATTGTGAAATTCGTAAGATTATCCGCTCCAATGTGTTTGGGCTGGTATTCCTTGTTTTTGCCTTTGGACCAATCATGATGGGAGTTGGGATCCTATCCGGTGACGGCGGTGATCTTAATTGGCAAATGTATTTAGAAGAATTGGTGAAAAATCTGGCTGCCCTGGGGCTTATCGGCTACACATTTATCGCGGCCTGGGTATTCGGCCGTGAGTTTACAGATAAAACCATGAAGGATTTGCTGGTCAAGCCCGTATCCAGATCGCGTATTGTCATGGCAAAATTACTGGTAGTATTAGCCTGGAATGTATTGCTTTCCGTCTATATGTTTGCAGTCAGCCTCGCCATCGGTGGTGTTTTAGGGCTTACAGGTTGGTCGGCTATTCTGATTGGGCATATTTTCTTGCGCTTTGTGGTAACATCCCTGTTGTTTATTGTTGTGACCACACCAGGGATCTTTCTGGCTAATGTCAGTAAAGGATACTTAGCGCCCTTAGCTCTAATCCTGGTAATTGTTATTTGCTCCAATGTACTGGCCTCAATGGGATTTGCCCCCTATTTCCCCTGGACAATCCCAGGGGTATTCCAAAGCACCGGTTTCCTTAATTTAAGCAGCATAATTATTCTTGCCCTGACGGGAATAGCGGGAGTTGTTGGAACATTTGCCTGGTGGAGATATGCTGAGCAGCCCTAA
- the comX gene encoding competence pheromone ComX codes for MLQNVVEYLIENPDVKEKVKEGSASLVGLTKMEQQAVIDSFEDEPSVVGPLQYW; via the coding sequence ATGTTACAAAATGTTGTCGAATACTTAATAGAAAACCCGGATGTAAAAGAGAAAGTTAAAGAAGGCTCTGCAAGCTTAGTAGGATTAACAAAGATGGAGCAGCAGGCAGTTATTGATAGCTTTGAAGATGAGCCCAGCGTCGTTGGGCCATTGCAGTATTGGTAA